The genomic stretch TCCACACGAAGAGAAGTGGATTTTTTGTTTACATCAAACTTGGTTGGTACCGGTTGGTTCTCAGCAGTATAAACTCCTTGCTGCGAAGTGGGGCGAAGACGCTTGTCAATAGTTCTCCAAATATCGTTTTCACTTCTCTTATAATGTAGTGGGAGAAAAGATTTTTGAGAAAATGTATGATTGGGTTTATCCGGGTTAATAAACTGTCTGGAATCTACCGTTCTTTCATCTATCAACTCTGCACAGGTAACACACTGCGCATTGAAAGGAAGTATCCCAAATTCGGGATGCTGTTGAGCCTCGGGAGATGATCTTTTAATGCTCTCTTCGGATATTATCTTCTCATCTTGGCGAAAGGATTGGAAGTTATGATTCTTCACTCGCATTTGCTGGGCAACCAAGGCCAAGGGGAACAGCAATACTATAAATACGTAAATGTTCTTTTTCATAAAGCGGACAAATATAAAAGTTTGAGCGGTTTGATAAACCAGCGACCGGAAAGACGGAGAATTACAGCAAAACGTTTGCTGCGGTGCAGAAAATTATCTTAAAACAAAGGTATTCAGCACCCGAAGCACATACTCCTTGAACTTCATAGCCTCCTCAGCTTCATAGGTGGAGTCGCGATATTGGAAGGTAATGTTTATCATATAAGCAGCTTTTCTCTTTTCAGAATAGGCCACCAAATAATAATTCGTAAAATTGGATGCCTTGGCTCGGCGATAATATCTGGTATGATAAAACGTAGCTGTTTCGCCACTGGCAATAACCAGCGAATCGCGGCTATAGTTAAAATTACCCGAGGTCACCCTATCAGGATAGGAAGTCATTTCTGTTAAAATATAATCTTCTGCCTGCCGGATATTGGCGCACTCAAACTTGCGAAGCGTCATGACTGCTGTAACAGGCGTATTATTATAAACTAAGGGAAGCGACACTTCTGAAAACTCATAGCGCTGGTCTTTGCTTCCGGCGTTCAGATAAGGCGTGTTGCGCCACCTTTCGGGAACATCCAGCGTAAACTCGGTAGTCTGTATTTTCTTGGTGGAACGAAATACCATCGTATCCAACTGTGCTGAAAGCAAAACCGGAAGCGATAAGAATAAAAAAAGCGTGTACTTGCACATAAATTCTACTGTGACAAAGATAGAACGAATCAGGGACAAATGCCTTCGTAGCCTGCCAAAAAAGGTCAAAACTTCTTCACAGAAAAAATTTGATTGTAGCATTCTCTATTACACGACCAATAAAAAAGGGCGACAACTTTCGCTATCGCCCGCGCTTCTTGCCGACTCTCTTTCGGTAGCCGACAAGATGGTTTGGCACCGTTGCAAATATAATCAAAGACTTTCTATTCCGTTCATTACACCAACCCCAAAGCCGCTCATCACCTTTTTTGTTATCTTTGCGCTCAAGATTCACAAACAATCCTTCCTCTGTCGGCTTTCGCCATTAAAAAATCATATTCACATTTCTCTCATCCATGCCTTTCGGGCTTTACCTGCTTTCATACGGGCTTTTTAAAAACAAATATTCATAAACATGACATTCGATAATTTACAACTCATTGAGCCTATTCTCCGGGCTTTAAAAACAGAAGGATACACTAAACCTACTCCTATTCAGGAAGAAGCGATTCCGGTAGTATTAAAAGGTAGAGACATTCTGGCCTGTGCCCAAACCGGTACCGGCAAGACTGCCGCTTTCGCCATCCCTATATTGCAATTGCTTCACGGAGCTCAGGCACACGAAAAGGGACCCAAAACTATCAAGGCTCTTATCCTCACTCCTACCCGCGAACTGGCGGTGCAGATTTCTGACAGCTTTCATTCCTACGGCAAGCATACCGGCTTGAAACATACGGTGGTCTATGGTGGCGTTTCGCAATTTGGACAAACCGAAGCGCTGAAACGCGGCGTGGATATCCTGATTGCCACACCGGGCCGTTTGCTCGATTTGATGAACCAGCGTTTCATTCACCTGCAACACATTAAAATGTTTGTATTGGATGAAGCCGACCGCATGCTCGACATGGGTTTCATCAACGATGTGAAAAAGGTGATTTCTAAATTGCCTAACAAAAGACAAACTCTTTTCTTCTCGGCCACCATGCCGCCGGTCATCTTGAAACTGGCAGACTCTATTTTGTTTGAACCGGTGAACGTAGAAATCACACCTCCTTCATCAACGGTGGACGCTATCAAGCAATCGCTCTATCAGGTATCTAAAAGCGATAAGCGCGACTTGTTACTTCACTTATTAAAGGACAAATCCATTGCCAGTGTGTTGGTATTTACCCGAACCAAACACGGAG from Bacteroidota bacterium encodes the following:
- a CDS encoding DEAD/DEAH box helicase; amino-acid sequence: MTFDNLQLIEPILRALKTEGYTKPTPIQEEAIPVVLKGRDILACAQTGTGKTAAFAIPILQLLHGAQAHEKGPKTIKALILTPTRELAVQISDSFHSYGKHTGLKHTVVYGGVSQFGQTEALKRGVDILIATPGRLLDLMNQRFIHLQHIKMFVLDEADRMLDMGFINDVKKVISKLPNKRQTLFFSATMPPVILKLADSILFEPVNVEITPPSSTVDAIKQSLYQVSKSDKRDLLLHLLKDKSIASVLVFTRTKHGADKITRELVKQGIQAAAIHGNKSQNARQTALNNFKAGKLRVLVATDIAARGIDVDNLSHVINYELPNVPETYIHRIGRTGRAGLSGIAISFCDAEERSELKDIHKLIGKTIPLVEEHPFPMHFSEFNVKKEAPKKNFNRSSHSNSNKPKSSGPSQKGGGTSGGGGGGKKWWNKGSASKKG